Within the Candidatus Melainabacteria bacterium genome, the region AGCTCTATTTCTTTTGAATCTAGTTTTAACTGGGCAAGCTTCTTTCCTAAGTTAGCTAATTCACCTTTTTTAGTTGCAATTTCTTTTTTTATTGCTCCTTCATCTTTAAGATCATTTATTTCTTTTTCAGCATCAGCTAGTTTTTTCTTAGCTTCTTTAAGCAATTTTTCTGCTGTATTTTCTGCCTCCGATGCATCATTCTTACTTTTCTCATTTTTCTTATGTACTTTATCTGTAGCTGTCAAATCATTTTCTTTTTTTGTTAAGTCTACCCTTGCACTTACAAGATTAGCTTTAGCATCATTTAATTCTTGCTTTGAATTATTTAAATCAGCTAATTTCTTTTGAAGTTCTGGATCGGGTGCTGCAATGCCTCTAGCTGGATTACCATTAATTACATCTCTATATTCAATCTCTCTACTAGCTCTAGCTGTATTAAAAGCTGCTTGTTTTATAATTACTTCTTGTTCAGCTCTTCGTAACTTTTCTATTGCATTTATTTTTTGAGTTGCAAGAGTAGCTAATTCTCCTTTTAAGACATTATTAGTTGGATCATCCTTCAGTTCTTTTGCTTTGTCTCTAAATTTTCCTTCTATATCTGCTCGCTCTGACTTAGCATTATCTCTTTCAGTAGTTTTAGTTTCTAACTGGCCTTTGGCTGCTTGATACTTATTTACTGCTTGCTGGAGAGAATTTTGAACTAGAGCTGGAAGGGTACCACTATCTAACTTATCTTTTATAGCCTTATCTAAGGCTTCTGTGTATGCTTCTACTTCAGCTTCTTTTTGAATTACAGTTAACTCTGCATCTTTAACTTTATCTTTTGCTTTGTTATGATCATTTGTTTTATTTGCTAACTCTTGTTCAGAAGTCTTTGTTTTTTTATCTAGTGCCTCAAATTTTTCTTTTTCCTCATCAAAAGTTTTCTGCCAAGCATCTACTTCTTGTTGTAATTTTGGTATTTCTTTTTCTTTCATGGGTACTAAAAAAGATCTTGTAGCAAGTCTTAGCCCAAGATTTGAAATCTCATCTTTTACTTTCTTAATTTTGTCTTCAGTTTCAAAAAATCCTTCCGGATTAATTTTTAGTGTAAAATAATTTAAGCGTGAAGAAGAAAGATCTACATATGCTCTTTCAACAACGTCAGCATCCCCTCTGTATCCATAACTACTCCTTACTTGTATAATTGGTCGCCCATCTGATGTATGGCCTACTACAGTTCCTCCAGTAGGTGGTTTTACTTGTCTGCCTGTAATAAGAGTGCCAGACCTTAAAGGTGGAGCTGTGGCTGGAGCTCCATGATGAGAAGGTTCTGGTTGGGCTGCTACAAATTGATCTCCACTTAATGTAGGTTGACTTGAATGATCTTTATATACCCTTGGTTGTGGCAGAGATTCTAAACGAGAAGGTGCATTAATAGGAGTATGAATGTGAAAAGTTGTTGTATATGACATTTTAAATTTCCTTTCCCTAGTGAATATAAAGTTTAAAGATAAGTAGATTTGATATGTATTAGCTTAAATTTTTTTAATGTAAACCTTTGTTTAAGAATCTATCTAATAGGATCAAAATAATTTATTTGTACAACAGGCTTTGGATAAATTCTCAAATCATCTTCAATTCCTGATCTAGAGTAAATCTGAGTAAACCCTCTATTCATTCTTAAACCTTGATAAAAGCTACACTGTACACCATATCTTTCAAGCAGTGCTTCATTTAAATTTATAAAAGGATTCTTTTTACATTGCCCAGCACCATCCAGGTTTAGCTGTAAAGTAATAGGCTTTGGTTTTTTTCCTTGTGTTTCTTCATCCCAAAACGGAAAATCAATTACTAAAAATTCATTTGTCTTTCCTGCTAAGTCAATTGTTTCATGATTAATAAATCTCCCTCTGCCATTGAATCCTAACTTACGTAAACCAGCCATATCAAGAATTGAATTTGGATTCCTCCCTTGGTAATATGCTCTGTATAAAGTATCATCATCTGAATCAACCGAACTCCACCTATTATTTCTTATCCAGCCATAGCCTTTAGGATTATAAAAAAGTTCTGCACCAACTTTTTCACCTCCTTCATAAAAAGCAATGGCAGTGAACACTACAGAGTCGCCATTAATATTTTGTGCACTAAAAATTGAACCAGGAGAACTTGAGTGAAAAGCTTCTACACTACTTTCTTTAAAAAATAATCTATCTTCTTCTTTGCCAATTTGAACATATCCAGAAAGACAATTAATTCTAGGTGGTGGCAAAGCATGCCCAGAAGTTTGTGAAGTAAATCGTCTAACTGGAAGTTGTGGATTATAACTCCTTGTTGGGGATATTTGCTCTGGCATTCTTTTCTCCTTTAACCCCAGGCAATGTTTCTAGGTCTTCGTGGGTTTGACATTCTTGGCATATCTATATCTTGTCCTTGTTCCATTTCAACTCTGGGTGTATAAGACTGTCTATATGCTATAGGTGGTCTACTAGCAAACCACTCATCTGAACCAATAACATTTTGCATAGGAATAGGTTGAATGTATAAACTACTTACAAAATTAGATTGATTAACCATTCTTTCATAGTGGTTTCTTGCCATGTTTTGAGCAATAGAGCTTTGAAAATCTGCAATATTCATCAGTCTTCCAAATTGATCATCTAATTGTTGTGAATAAAATCTGTGGTTATATGCAGCACCTCTACTCGTAAAAGTTCCACGACTTCTTCTATCAGCAAAGGAAGGTGGAAACGGTGGTATATTTCTATAATAATTTATTTCCCATGGGTTTGACATTTTTAAATTCTCCTTACTTAAAAAACCTACAAGCATACAAGTAATTCTAGAAAAAGAAATTTACATAGTGACAAGATAAAATTTATTTAATCTTAAGGATTTGATAACTTTAACGTGATCTTAAATCTTATGTGAGATGCTGTTTACTTATTATGTGCCAAACGAGAAATTTGGTAGGTTTGTTTTTGTAGTAAGTTAATCTGACTTTAGTTAAAAAGAAATAATCCTCTAATCTTGATTCTGTGGTTTGTATTGTATTTCCGGTAGTGTGTAAAGCTGATCAGTTTGTAAACGAGATGGTTTACTCTGCTGTTGTGTAATATGCTCCTTTATTAGTTTTGGAGATTGACTTTGAGTAGGAATTGTTATCGTTGCTTTAGGTATTGTATCTTCTTTTGCTTCAGGTGTCCACTCATGCCACATATGGTCTTTTATATAGTAAGCTTGTTTTATTAGCCTCGCTCCAGAAATATGACCATTTCCTTCCGGTTCAAAAGTAATGCCACCATCTCTTCTTGCAGTGTAAGTTCCTGTGTAACCTTTTCTTGTAAAAGTATCACCAGGTTTTATTTTTCCATCTTTAAGCCTTTGAGCAATTTCATCGTTAGCTGCTTCTAGGTCAAGTTCAGTTGCAGCCTGAGTTAGAGTCTTTGAAACATTCTCATCTGTTGTACCTTTTGGCAATGATAAGCTTGGATCATAAGCTAGAATTCCTACCGGTACAAATCTTCCCCTACTAAAGTATCCTTGTGGTGCTAATCTTGGACCACCAAATTCTTTTGAGAAAACGGTACCCGAATTATATGAAAGTCTGTAATTATCTTTGTCTCCTGAAACAAAAAATACTCTTCCTGGTACACCATGGGGATTACTTGCATTAAGTTTAATGCCACGACCTGTTACTCCTTGAGAGATAAGCTGGTTAACTACTGCTAGTTGTGCCTGTTGTTTTAAAGTCTCCTGCAAGTATGAGATTTGCTCTGTATATTCCATACTATGTGGATCAAACCACCTGCTTTGTTGCGGTCCCATTGGCCATTGTATAGAAAGCATAAACATTAGTGCTGCCCACCAAATGCAGGTAATTGACGACCAGGAATATTCCCTGCTCTAGGTGTTTCTCCTTCCCTTGCAAAATTAATCCTTAGCTTTTTTACATCAGGAGCTGTTTTATGTTCTATATATCTGTACTGATAGTCATTACCATGTGCTATTTTCCTCCCTTCAGACTCTTGTGGATCATAAAGGAGTAACGCTGCACCGAAGTCATCGTCATCAAAATTACCTAAAATTATCTTTCCACTAGCCAGCTTTATATAATCCTCGCCTGCTGTACCATTCTTTAGTAAATATTTAGCGAAGCTTATTCCAAAGCGGTCAATGTTATTCTTGAAATTTGTTAATTGTTCATTGTTACTATCCGTATGCCAGTCTGTTGAAGTTCTAATTGCAAGTAACTGATGCATCATCATCTTTGCACTAAATCCAAGCTCCACTCCTTTATTAATAGCCTTTTCATAGAACTTATTCATAAACTCTTTTTTAAGATTTCCATCTTGGATATTTTTATCAGCCCAGTGTTGTACTGCATAGATTTCAAATGCACTGAGAAATTTTTGATTGTCATTTGTCCAGAGGTTATGAACAAGCTTATCAAGTGCTCCTTCATTTATTTTTCCATTATCAATCAACTTCTCACTAGAAGGCAAATGCCTGTTTATAAGATCCATAGTAGCTGAATTATTGAAATCAAAGGTTCTTCCTCTGTGTGCTTTTCTCCAAGCCGTCTGGGCATTTAAAATTGTTTTATGTTCAGGTTTTAAATTATTTTCAACAAATTTTATTGGCTCTTTTACAATTGTTGATTTTTTAATTTCATCATCAATAACTTCTGCGGCTCTTCGTAAACCTTCATTAGAAGTAGTTTTCAAAAGTTCAAAAAGCTTATCCCTAAACTCTTTAATATCTTTCTTATCCTCTCCTATTTCACTGATAAATAAATCTATTGCTCCTTTGCTTTCAGTCAAATTTAATTTACCATCACCATTCGTATCTAATGTTTTAAGGAGTTCTTTCTCAGCTTTTGTTCTATCTATATTATTTCCGTTTTCAATTACAGAGGCTTTGAGCTTGTTTAGTCTTTCTAAATTTTCAGCACTAATCGTTGGTAATGCTCTTGATATTGCTCCATCTGTCATATATTAAATTCCCCCCTAATTTATTTCCCACATATTAAATTCCTAACTCGGCAATGTTATCTTTTTATTAAAAGTGGTTAAACTTTTCTTACCCTTACTAAATATTTATTAAACAGATTTAATGTGATATCCACCATTTGTACTAGTAATAGGTTGATTTTCAGGATTTAAAGGAATATTCCTTTATATACAGCATGATTTCTTTTAGGTCTTTTATATTATTTGGCTTCCTAATAAATAAATCTGCTCCATTTTGATAACAATACTTCATGTCAGAGATGGAATCAGAACTTGTAAAAATTACAACAGGAACGTGAGATGTAATTGTTTTAGATTTTATTTTATTTAAAACTTCAAGACCACTCATTTTAGGGAGATTAATGTCAATAAGAATAATATCTGGCAACTTGCTTTGAGATTCTACGATATTATTTAATAAGTCTAATGCAGCTTTGCCATTATTTGCAACTAATAAATTTGAATTAATCTTTGAATCTTCCAGTGCAAGTTTAATTAGTACTATGTCATCGTTATTGTCTTCTACAAGTAATATCTTTCTCATGTTGCTCTATTTAAGGTAAAGTAAAACCTGCTTCCTTTATTTTCTTGTGATTCTAACCAGATTTCACAATTATATTTTTCTAAAATCTTTTTAACTATAGCAAGACCTGCTCCTGTCCCTTCATATTCTTCCTGAGTATGTAATCTTTGAAACAACCCAAATATTTTTTTATGATATTCACTCTCTATTCCAATACCATTATCTTCAGTGCAAATACAAACTTTCTCTGGGTCAAAATTTAAGTCTTCTGCAAGAGATATTTTTACATGTGGCTCTTTTGAT harbors:
- a CDS encoding response regulator; the protein is MRKILLVEDNNDDIVLIKLALEDSKINSNLLVANNGKAALDLLNNIVESQSKLPDIILIDINLPKMSGLEVLNKIKSKTITSHVPVVIFTSSDSISDMKYCYQNGADLFIRKPNNIKDLKEIMLYIKEYSFKS